The Halorhabdus sp. BNX81 genome includes a region encoding these proteins:
- the lrpA1 gene encoding HTH-type transcriptional regulator LrpA1, with the protein MSAEATEERILDVLEEDAQASYAEIADQVGVSKPTVRKYIQRLEEEGVIVGYSADIDPKKLPGETIAIVGVDVESEAYVDVSRALKDVNAIEALYTSSGDHTLMAEMRAPDGDTLGDVINDEIGSLDGVAAVHPSFLQERLK; encoded by the coding sequence ATGAGCGCCGAAGCGACGGAGGAGCGGATCCTCGATGTCCTCGAGGAGGACGCCCAGGCCTCCTACGCCGAGATCGCCGACCAGGTAGGTGTATCGAAACCGACTGTCCGGAAATATATCCAGCGACTCGAAGAGGAAGGCGTCATCGTCGGATACTCCGCGGACATCGATCCCAAGAAACTCCCCGGCGAGACGATCGCCATCGTCGGCGTCGACGTCGAGAGCGAGGCGTACGTCGATGTCTCGCGAGCGCTGAAGGACGTGAACGCGATCGAAGCGCTGTACACCTCAAGCGGCGATCACACCCTGATGGCCGAGATGCGTGCCCCGGACGGCGACACACTCGGTGACGTCATCAACGACGAGATCGGCTCCCTCGACGGCGTCGCTGCCGTCCACCCATCCTTCCTCCAGGAGCGCCTGAAGTAG
- a CDS encoding PQQ-binding-like beta-propeller repeat protein, giving the protein MVDDRLVVVKGGSVLRAFDTDGTDRWAFNIPGDVPGIPIAVDDQHVYVSTRKRLDAITRSGREAWTYEPDDEDVGPPTVVGNEVVVPVGDGLTALAHADGATRWHTETDGYGSVVVTPSAMFMAASGGRIIGLGTG; this is encoded by the coding sequence GTGGTTGACGACAGACTCGTCGTCGTCAAGGGCGGCAGCGTGCTCAGAGCGTTCGATACTGATGGTACCGATCGATGGGCGTTCAACATCCCCGGGGACGTGCCAGGAATTCCGATCGCTGTCGATGACCAGCATGTCTACGTCTCCACCCGAAAGCGACTCGACGCGATTACCCGGAGCGGCCGAGAAGCCTGGACTTACGAGCCTGACGACGAGGATGTCGGTCCTCCGACAGTAGTCGGCAACGAGGTGGTCGTCCCCGTCGGGGACGGATTAACTGCACTCGCCCACGCGGACGGGGCGACCCGATGGCACACCGAGACGGACGGGTATGGGTCCGTCGTTGTGACGCCCTCGGCGATGTTTATGGCTGCGTCTGGCGGCCGCATCATTGGACTGGGGACCGGTTGA
- a CDS encoding glycoside hydrolase family 2 TIM barrel-domain containing protein, translating to MYLHTESRETTTLDGTWQAIPDPYRSFQDGWFDDRDVPLLEDPHAPADYTVDDGFPVEVPGCVGEQLPGFEYYEGMVWHTRRFDREDNGDRLFLRFGAVNYEADVWLNGEHLLTHEGGYTPFSVEITDAVSREDNLLVVGVDNERREDGIPAMQTDWFNFGGIFRSVDLLATPETFVRNVKVETSVDETVTASITAWIDGPEPGDVHAAIPGLGAEVPLEPDDSDGALTRLTGQITLDRDDVELWHPDDPRLYDVCVESESDAVEVRTGFRAVDVEGSDILVNGESIEFRGISMHEEAAGRGRALTPGDIDQRFEWVAELGCNFVRLAHYPHTAAMARRADEEGILLWEEVPAYWDIDFGDEDVQALYRQQLRELIQRDWNRPSVALWSIANETDPEDEVRNRVLPEMASFARELDDTRLVTAACWFDETDDGLALLDPLVEHLDVVGINEYYGWYVGDAGDVRSFVDDPTGPPVIVSETGAGAKWGNHGDEDDRWTEEFQAAYYRESLEAIESVEQIVGATPWILFDFKSPRRMNPHQRGYNRKGLLDEHGRKKRAFSVLRGHYCDP from the coding sequence ATGTATCTCCACACCGAGAGCCGCGAAACGACCACACTCGACGGGACCTGGCAGGCGATCCCGGACCCCTACCGCTCGTTCCAGGACGGGTGGTTCGACGACCGGGACGTTCCCCTCCTCGAAGACCCGCATGCACCCGCCGATTATACCGTCGACGACGGGTTCCCGGTCGAGGTGCCGGGCTGCGTCGGCGAGCAGCTCCCGGGGTTCGAGTACTACGAGGGGATGGTCTGGCACACCAGACGCTTCGACCGGGAGGACAACGGCGACCGGCTCTTCCTGCGCTTTGGCGCGGTCAACTACGAGGCCGACGTCTGGTTGAACGGCGAGCACCTCCTGACCCACGAGGGAGGATACACCCCATTTTCCGTCGAGATCACCGACGCGGTATCTCGCGAAGACAACCTTCTGGTCGTCGGTGTCGATAACGAACGACGCGAGGATGGAATCCCCGCCATGCAGACCGACTGGTTCAACTTCGGCGGGATCTTTCGGTCCGTGGACCTTCTCGCCACCCCGGAGACGTTCGTTCGGAACGTGAAAGTCGAGACCAGCGTCGACGAGACTGTGACGGCGTCGATCACCGCCTGGATCGACGGGCCGGAACCGGGCGATGTCCACGCGGCGATACCGGGCCTGGGTGCAGAGGTGCCGCTCGAACCAGACGATTCCGATGGAGCGCTTACCCGACTCACTGGCCAGATCACGCTCGACCGGGACGACGTCGAGCTGTGGCACCCCGACGACCCGCGGCTCTATGACGTCTGCGTCGAATCGGAGAGTGACGCCGTCGAAGTACGGACCGGCTTTCGTGCGGTCGACGTCGAGGGCAGCGACATTTTGGTCAACGGTGAGTCGATCGAGTTCCGTGGCATCTCGATGCACGAAGAGGCCGCCGGACGCGGGCGGGCGCTGACTCCCGGCGATATCGATCAGCGGTTCGAGTGGGTGGCTGAACTCGGCTGTAACTTCGTTCGGCTCGCCCATTATCCACACACGGCGGCGATGGCTCGCCGGGCCGACGAGGAGGGGATCCTGCTGTGGGAGGAGGTCCCGGCCTACTGGGACATCGATTTCGGCGACGAGGACGTCCAGGCGCTGTATCGCCAGCAACTCCGCGAGTTGATCCAGCGTGACTGGAACCGGCCGTCGGTCGCGCTGTGGTCGATCGCCAACGAGACCGATCCGGAGGACGAGGTCCGAAATCGCGTCCTCCCCGAAATGGCCTCGTTCGCCCGGGAACTCGATGACACCCGGCTCGTCACTGCGGCGTGCTGGTTCGACGAGACCGACGATGGGCTGGCGTTGCTCGACCCGCTGGTCGAGCATCTCGACGTCGTTGGCATCAACGAGTACTACGGCTGGTACGTCGGCGACGCAGGCGACGTTCGTTCGTTCGTCGACGATCCGACGGGCCCGCCGGTCATCGTCTCGGAAACGGGCGCGGGGGCAAAGTGGGGCAATCACGGCGACGAGGACGACCGCTGGACGGAGGAGTTCCAGGCTGCCTACTATCGCGAATCGCTCGAAGCGATCGAGAGCGTCGAGCAGATCGTCGGAGCGACCCCGTGGATCCTCTTTGACTTCAAGAGCCCCCGCCGGATGAATCCACACCAGCGGGGCTACAATCGCAAAGGGCTCCTCGACGAACACGGTCGAAAGAAGCGTGCGTTCTCGGTGCTGCGGGGTCACTACTGCGACCCGTAG
- a CDS encoding 2-oxoacid:acceptor oxidoreductase subunit alpha has translation MTDTELIWRIAGGSGDGIASTSQNFAKALMRAGLNIFTHRHYPSRIRGGHTYVEVRAKDEEVTSRGDGYNFLLSLGDSFARNPAEDAYYGNEERKPLAENLDELRDGGVIVYDTGLFDEDEVAELNLEERAEENNWHVYPVNLREIAREHGRDVMRNTAGVGITAALLGMDVSYFEELITQNMSGDIQEDNLNVLADAYEQAQEFEFTHDLEVPTGENEQELALMNGSQSIAYGAIDEGCRFIAGYPMTPWTEVFTIMSQHMGKFGGVSEQVEDEIAAAAMALGASHAGVKAMSGSSGGGFALMSEPLGLAEMTETPIVLLEAMRAGPSTGMPTKPEQGDLEHVLYTSQGDSARVVFAPAGVKEAYEQTRTAFEIAYDYQIPAIVVYDQKIEGELRSVPVDFFDRETNPDLGKVLSEAEIKEAAHHESGAFQRFDPDAEDGVSPRTVPGQKGGRHLTSGNETNDYGHIDEDPDNRVAHMSRRLEKLDTIREDLDEGETNQAYRGPEDARYGIVTWGSQQGTVFEAVDRLNDEGHSVKAIGVSDLMPYPEAEMTEFLESVEEAIVVEMNASGQFKGLTQKELGRFGDKLSSLLKYNGNPFEPAEIVDGFEASIDEETDIPGNSTTFVPAAGD, from the coding sequence ATGACAGACACCGAACTCATCTGGCGGATCGCGGGCGGTTCCGGCGACGGGATTGCCTCGACGAGCCAGAACTTCGCCAAAGCCCTGATGCGAGCGGGGCTCAACATTTTCACGCATCGACACTATCCCTCGCGGATTCGAGGTGGGCACACGTATGTCGAAGTACGGGCAAAAGACGAAGAGGTAACCTCCCGTGGCGACGGCTATAATTTCTTGCTGTCGCTCGGTGACAGTTTCGCCCGGAACCCAGCGGAGGACGCCTACTACGGCAACGAGGAACGCAAACCCCTCGCCGAGAACCTCGACGAACTTCGAGACGGCGGCGTCATCGTCTACGACACCGGACTCTTCGACGAGGACGAAGTGGCCGAGTTGAACCTCGAGGAACGGGCCGAAGAAAACAACTGGCACGTGTATCCGGTCAATCTCCGTGAGATCGCCCGGGAACACGGCCGTGACGTCATGCGGAACACGGCCGGCGTCGGTATCACCGCCGCCCTGCTGGGGATGGACGTCTCCTACTTCGAGGAGCTCATCACCCAGAACATGTCCGGTGACATTCAGGAGGACAACCTGAACGTGCTGGCCGACGCCTACGAACAGGCCCAGGAGTTCGAGTTCACCCACGATCTCGAAGTCCCGACGGGCGAGAACGAGCAGGAACTGGCGCTGATGAACGGCTCGCAGTCGATCGCCTACGGCGCGATCGACGAGGGCTGTCGGTTCATCGCCGGCTACCCCATGACGCCCTGGACCGAAGTGTTCACGATCATGTCCCAGCACATGGGTAAGTTCGGGGGCGTCTCCGAACAGGTCGAAGACGAGATCGCCGCGGCGGCGATGGCGCTGGGCGCGAGTCACGCCGGCGTCAAGGCAATGTCCGGCTCGTCGGGCGGCGGGTTCGCGCTGATGTCCGAACCGCTGGGCCTGGCCGAGATGACCGAGACCCCGATCGTGCTCCTGGAGGCGATGCGGGCCGGCCCGTCGACGGGGATGCCCACCAAACCCGAGCAGGGCGACCTCGAACACGTCCTGTATACGAGCCAAGGCGACTCCGCCCGGGTCGTCTTCGCGCCGGCAGGCGTCAAGGAGGCCTACGAACAGACCCGGACGGCCTTCGAGATCGCCTACGACTACCAGATCCCGGCGATCGTCGTCTACGACCAGAAGATCGAGGGCGAACTCCGGTCGGTTCCCGTCGACTTCTTCGACCGGGAGACCAACCCGGACCTCGGGAAGGTCCTCTCCGAGGCGGAGATCAAGGAGGCGGCCCACCACGAGTCGGGCGCGTTCCAGCGCTTCGACCCGGACGCCGAGGACGGCGTCAGCCCGCGGACGGTCCCCGGCCAGAAGGGCGGACGCCACCTCACGTCGGGTAACGAAACCAACGACTACGGCCATATCGACGAGGACCCGGACAACCGGGTCGCCCACATGTCCCGTCGGCTCGAGAAACTCGACACCATCCGCGAGGATCTCGACGAGGGCGAGACCAACCAGGCGTATCGCGGCCCCGAGGACGCCCGTTACGGGATCGTCACCTGGGGCAGCCAGCAGGGCACGGTCTTCGAGGCGGTCGACCGCCTCAACGACGAAGGCCACTCGGTGAAGGCCATCGGCGTCAGCGACCTCATGCCCTACCCCGAAGCCGAGATGACCGAATTCCTCGAAAGCGTCGAGGAGGCGATCGTCGTCGAGATGAACGCCAGCGGGCAGTTCAAGGGGCTGACCCAGAAGGAACTCGGTCGCTTCGGCGACAAACTGTCGAGTCTCCTGAAGTACAACGGCAATCCGTTCGAACCGGCCGAGATCGTCGACGGCTTCGAAGCCAGCATCGACGAGGAGACCGACATCCCCGGCAATTCGACCACGTTCGTCCCAGCGGCAGGTGACTAA
- a CDS encoding thiamine pyrophosphate-dependent enzyme, translated as MSAFSAIGEDREIDSEEYTPGIEPQATWCPGCGDFSVLKALKQAMPEVGRTPEEVLTVTGIGCSSKLNSYFDSYGFHSIHGRSLPIARAAKLANPDLEVIAAGGDGDGYGIGGNHFMHTARENHDMTYIVFNNEIFGLTKGQTSPTSPKGHKSKTQPHGSAKSPIRPLSLALTSGASYIARTAAVNPNQAKEILTEAIEHDGFAHVDFLTQCPTWNKDAKQYVPYTDVQDSEDYDFDITDRREAGEMMHEVEDKLYEGEILTGRFYVEEDRPSYTEEKQAIGEMPEEPLAEKYFDEDAEWDRSYDLLERHT; from the coding sequence ATGAGTGCATTCAGCGCAATCGGCGAGGATCGCGAGATAGACAGCGAGGAGTATACCCCCGGCATCGAGCCGCAGGCCACCTGGTGTCCCGGCTGTGGGGACTTCAGCGTCCTCAAGGCGCTCAAGCAGGCGATGCCCGAGGTCGGCCGCACGCCCGAGGAAGTCCTGACGGTCACCGGGATCGGCTGTTCGAGCAAGCTCAATTCGTACTTCGATTCCTACGGATTCCACTCGATTCACGGTCGGTCGCTCCCGATCGCCCGGGCCGCCAAACTCGCCAACCCGGACCTCGAAGTGATCGCCGCCGGCGGTGACGGCGACGGCTACGGCATCGGTGGCAACCACTTCATGCACACCGCCCGGGAGAACCACGACATGACCTACATCGTGTTCAACAACGAGATCTTCGGGCTGACGAAGGGCCAGACCTCCCCGACCAGCCCCAAGGGTCACAAGTCAAAGACCCAGCCCCACGGCAGCGCCAAGTCCCCGATCCGGCCGCTGAGTCTGGCGCTGACCTCCGGGGCCTCGTACATCGCCCGGACGGCCGCGGTCAACCCCAACCAGGCGAAAGAGATTCTCACCGAAGCGATCGAACACGACGGGTTCGCCCACGTTGATTTCCTCACGCAGTGTCCGACCTGGAACAAGGACGCAAAGCAGTACGTCCCCTACACTGACGTTCAGGACTCCGAGGACTACGACTTCGACATCACCGACCGCCGGGAAGCCGGCGAGATGATGCACGAAGTCGAGGACAAACTCTACGAGGGCGAGATCCTCACCGGTCGGTTCTACGTCGAGGAGGACCGTCCGTCCTACACCGAGGAGAAGCAAGCGATCGGCGAGATGCCCGAGGAGCCACTGGCCGAGAAGTACTTCGACGAGGACGCCGAGTGGGATCGGAGCTACGATCTCCTCGAACGCCACACGTAA
- the acs gene encoding acetate--CoA ligase produces MNEHDSTELEARLPDQEYYRPPPEFVGQANVTDHAVYDRFEEFPDGFNEYAELLTWDDRWDEVFDGSDPPFFEWFVGGSLNASVNCVDRHLAERKNQAALIWEGESGEQRTITYQDLFRQVNEMAAVLKEVGVEEGDVVTLHLPMVPALPITMLACARIGAVHSVVFAGFSANALADRLGDADSDVLVSIDGYYRRGEWLDHKAKADEAIDAEGTSVETALLWSRHDELHGDVELTGEDPYVLVDDVLAEKRGARVEPVSRDAEDPLFLMYTSGTTGKPKGCQHRTGGYLAYAAGTAKYVLDVKPTDTYWCGADIGWITGHSYIVYGPLALGSTTVMYEGTPDYPDRSRLWEIAERYDVDIFHTSPTAIRQFMKWGEEHLAGHDFDFRHLTTVGEPIQPEAWQWYYDHVGEEDAVIVDTWWQTETGGHLITNLPALDDMKPGSAGRPCPGIEPALYEDDGTRIEPASGRAGNLVIERPWPGMLQTVYGDDDRFIDEYWRRFSETDSDDWRDWVYKTGDGAVHGQDGYYRVLGRLDDVMNVSGHRLGTMELESAVAEVEAIAEAAVVAREDTERGHVPDVYVVLRDGVEQSEAVRQQVIASVEDEIGAFARPDRVLFVSDLPKTRSGKIMRRVLENISNSEDLGDTTTLRDPSVPDQIRQQVQTDGGESPRS; encoded by the coding sequence ATGAACGAACATGATAGTACTGAGCTAGAAGCCCGGCTCCCGGACCAGGAGTACTACCGGCCGCCTCCGGAGTTCGTCGGACAGGCCAATGTCACCGATCACGCTGTCTACGACCGCTTCGAGGAGTTTCCCGACGGGTTCAACGAGTACGCCGAACTGCTGACCTGGGACGACCGCTGGGACGAGGTGTTCGACGGCAGCGATCCACCCTTCTTCGAGTGGTTCGTCGGCGGCTCGCTGAACGCCTCGGTCAACTGTGTGGACCGACACCTCGCGGAGCGAAAGAACCAGGCTGCGCTCATTTGGGAGGGGGAGAGTGGCGAGCAACGCACCATCACGTATCAGGACCTCTTTCGGCAGGTCAACGAGATGGCGGCCGTCCTGAAGGAGGTCGGCGTCGAGGAAGGCGACGTAGTCACGCTCCATCTCCCGATGGTGCCGGCGCTCCCGATCACTATGCTCGCCTGCGCCCGGATCGGTGCCGTCCACTCCGTCGTGTTCGCGGGCTTCTCGGCGAACGCGCTTGCCGATCGCCTCGGAGACGCCGACAGCGACGTTCTGGTTTCTATCGACGGCTACTACCGGCGTGGCGAGTGGCTCGATCACAAGGCGAAGGCCGACGAGGCGATCGACGCCGAGGGAACCAGCGTCGAGACGGCACTGCTGTGGTCGCGTCACGACGAACTTCACGGGGACGTCGAACTCACTGGCGAGGATCCGTACGTCCTCGTTGATGACGTCCTCGCCGAGAAGCGCGGCGCCCGCGTCGAACCCGTTTCCCGCGACGCCGAGGATCCGCTGTTTTTGATGTACACGTCAGGCACGACGGGCAAACCCAAGGGCTGTCAACACCGCACCGGGGGCTACCTGGCGTACGCCGCCGGGACCGCGAAGTACGTCCTGGACGTCAAACCGACGGACACCTACTGGTGTGGGGCGGACATCGGCTGGATCACCGGCCATTCGTACATCGTCTATGGCCCGCTCGCCCTTGGCTCGACCACCGTCATGTACGAGGGGACGCCGGACTACCCGGACCGGTCGCGGCTCTGGGAGATCGCCGAGCGCTACGATGTCGACATCTTCCACACCTCGCCGACGGCGATCCGGCAGTTCATGAAGTGGGGCGAAGAGCACCTCGCGGGCCATGACTTCGACTTCCGGCACCTGACGACCGTCGGCGAACCGATCCAGCCCGAGGCCTGGCAGTGGTACTACGACCATGTGGGCGAGGAGGATGCGGTCATCGTCGACACGTGGTGGCAGACCGAGACCGGCGGCCACCTCATCACCAACCTCCCCGCACTCGACGACATGAAGCCCGGCAGCGCCGGCCGACCCTGCCCCGGCATCGAACCCGCGCTCTACGAGGACGACGGCACACGGATCGAGCCGGCCAGCGGCCGGGCCGGCAACCTCGTGATCGAGCGCCCCTGGCCGGGGATGCTCCAGACGGTCTATGGCGACGACGACCGCTTCATCGACGAGTACTGGCGGCGGTTTTCCGAGACCGACAGCGACGACTGGCGCGACTGGGTGTACAAGACCGGCGACGGGGCCGTCCACGGCCAGGACGGTTACTATCGCGTCCTCGGTCGGCTTGACGACGTCATGAACGTCTCGGGCCACCGTCTCGGGACGATGGAACTGGAAAGCGCCGTCGCCGAGGTCGAGGCGATCGCCGAGGCCGCCGTCGTCGCCCGCGAGGATACTGAACGTGGCCACGTCCCCGATGTGTACGTGGTACTCAGAGACGGCGTCGAACAGAGCGAGGCCGTCCGCCAACAGGTCATCGCGTCCGTCGAGGACGAGATCGGCGCGTTCGCCCGACCGGATCGCGTGCTGTTCGTCTCGGATCTACCCAAGACCCGCTCCGGGAAGATCATGCGTCGCGTCCTCGAGAACATCTCGAACAGTGAAGATCTCGGGGATACGACAACACTCCGTGACCCATCAGTCCCCGATCAGATCCGCCAGCAGGTCCAGACCGACGGCGGCGAGTCCCCTCGGTCGTAG
- a CDS encoding bifunctional oligoribonuclease/PAP phosphatase NrnA, which translates to MRTRLVVGTGSIARAVTDALCDRPGRLLVAGPDEETNRLCESGAAEWLPVDPTDPAALGKIDAPVETVVVAGATPVKNLAMARHARQAFPSAFLLAYTGTDGHHDDNEQRHSARVGLQSVADRVVDPGDVLGSYLQDRVETGGLSVHKLREVIANVDGTLAVVMHDNPDPDAIASAIALVRIAERMGCPAEACYYGSINHQQNRAFVNLLDIDLTALETDADLSAFGGFALVDHARPGVNDGLPEDTAVDIVIDHHPPRGPVRAAFTDLRSDVGATSTLLVEYIRRLDIDISETVATALLFGIRVDTNEFTREVSAADFEAGAFLLQAADLGVLERIEDPSMSSDTFETIADAIHNRSRHGSVLLSGVGEIRDRDTLAQAADRLLAMEDVTTTLVYGIQSGTIYISARSRGTDLDLGETLRAAFGQIGSAGGHADMAGAQLDLGVMEAISDDTDLAAIVEEIVTDRFLDALEIFPSQLPPESYGIETELPGNATPTTPRPEADHGDDSGEDTANRYLVGDDESSTEEEPGAGRDTDSGT; encoded by the coding sequence ATGCGCACGCGGCTGGTGGTGGGAACAGGCTCGATCGCCCGGGCCGTGACCGACGCGCTGTGTGACCGACCGGGCCGCCTCCTGGTGGCCGGGCCGGACGAGGAGACCAATCGTCTCTGTGAGAGCGGCGCGGCCGAGTGGCTCCCGGTCGATCCGACTGATCCAGCAGCCCTTGGCAAGATCGATGCACCTGTCGAGACAGTCGTCGTGGCCGGAGCCACGCCCGTCAAGAACCTGGCCATGGCACGGCATGCTCGCCAGGCGTTCCCATCGGCGTTTCTGCTGGCGTACACGGGGACTGACGGGCACCACGACGACAACGAGCAGCGCCACTCGGCCCGCGTTGGTCTGCAATCGGTCGCTGACCGGGTCGTCGATCCCGGCGACGTACTGGGGTCGTATCTGCAAGATCGTGTCGAAACCGGCGGGCTCTCCGTCCACAAGCTTCGAGAAGTGATCGCGAACGTCGATGGGACGCTTGCGGTCGTCATGCACGACAACCCCGATCCGGACGCCATCGCGAGCGCCATCGCCCTTGTCCGGATCGCCGAGCGGATGGGGTGTCCGGCCGAAGCCTGTTACTACGGATCGATCAACCACCAGCAGAACCGGGCGTTCGTCAACCTGCTGGATATCGACCTCACGGCCCTCGAAACCGACGCCGACCTCTCGGCGTTCGGTGGGTTCGCCCTCGTCGATCACGCCCGGCCCGGTGTCAACGACGGGCTTCCCGAAGACACGGCGGTCGACATCGTGATCGACCACCATCCGCCACGTGGGCCAGTCAGAGCGGCATTTACTGATCTCCGGAGTGACGTCGGTGCAACGAGTACACTCCTGGTAGAATATATCAGACGGCTCGATATCGATATTTCTGAGACAGTGGCGACGGCGCTTTTGTTCGGGATCCGGGTCGACACCAACGAGTTTACACGCGAAGTCTCGGCCGCCGACTTCGAAGCCGGCGCGTTCCTGCTCCAGGCAGCCGACCTGGGCGTGCTCGAACGGATCGAAGATCCGAGCATGAGTTCGGACACGTTCGAGACGATCGCGGATGCGATCCACAATCGATCGCGCCACGGCTCCGTCCTGTTGAGTGGCGTGGGCGAGATACGCGACAGAGACACGCTCGCACAGGCTGCGGATCGGTTGCTCGCCATGGAAGACGTGACGACGACGCTGGTGTACGGGATCCAATCCGGGACGATCTACATTTCGGCACGGTCACGCGGTACTGACCTCGACCTTGGTGAGACCCTGCGGGCCGCGTTCGGCCAGATCGGTAGTGCCGGCGGTCACGCCGACATGGCCGGCGCACAGCTCGACCTCGGCGTGATGGAGGCGATCAGCGACGACACCGATCTCGCTGCGATCGTCGAGGAGATCGTGACAGACCGGTTTCTGGACGCCCTGGAGATCTTCCCGTCGCAGTTACCCCCTGAATCCTACGGGATCGAAACCGAGCTGCCGGGTAATGCCACACCGACCACGCCCCGTCCGGAGGCGGATCACGGCGACGATTCGGGCGAGGACACCGCGAATCGGTATTTGGTTGGCGACGACGAATCATCGACAGAGGAAGAACCCGGGGCTGGTCGGGACACCGACAGTGGGACCTGA
- a CDS encoding DUF309 domain-containing protein yields the protein MDEHTRDDSVGPPAGSPTGWDSDAEQWEHATLRRAVVHGVALYNDGAFHESHDCFEDEWYNYGRGTTESAFLHGMVQVAAGAYKHDDFENDDGMRSLFETALQYLQDVPRDYYGVAILDVRTTVTNAIADPAVLDGWVITLDGEAPEARDADYQHAESLE from the coding sequence ATGGACGAGCACACGCGTGACGACAGCGTCGGGCCGCCGGCGGGATCGCCGACCGGGTGGGATTCCGATGCCGAGCAATGGGAGCACGCGACTCTTCGGCGTGCGGTCGTTCACGGCGTCGCGCTGTACAACGACGGCGCGTTCCACGAATCTCACGACTGCTTCGAGGACGAGTGGTATAATTACGGGCGTGGAACGACTGAAAGCGCCTTCTTACACGGGATGGTCCAGGTTGCCGCCGGCGCGTACAAACACGACGACTTTGAGAATGACGATGGCATGCGGAGTCTTTTCGAGACTGCCTTGCAGTATCTGCAGGACGTTCCGCGGGACTACTACGGCGTTGCCATTCTCGACGTGCGGACCACCGTCACGAACGCCATCGCCGATCCGGCTGTGCTGGATGGGTGGGTCATTACCCTTGACGGCGAAGCCCCTGAGGCCCGGGACGCCGATTATCAGCACGCCGAAAGCCTTGAGTAA
- a CDS encoding CBS domain-containing protein, whose product MASSEESLTVEDYMTHEVSTVAPDDTVAAVASRIADSGGHTGFPVCSGRDVHGFVSASDLLLAEDDLPVADVMSTDLMVAHPDMDLDDVARVILRSGIQRLPVLDDDGQLIGIISNADVIRSQIERATPDKVEQLLDTIEDVHDVEARQERRVVDLGDLTPTQTKVYGDELEGRMYELERGLAEPLVVIDNAGDLLLADGHHRTTAAAELGIEEMDAYVIVVEEPVDLEMAKTATEEDLQSIDDITIVDYARHPLVESTQRETGSE is encoded by the coding sequence ATGGCCAGTTCCGAGGAGTCTCTGACCGTCGAGGATTACATGACTCACGAGGTCTCGACGGTCGCGCCGGACGACACGGTCGCAGCGGTCGCGAGTCGCATCGCCGATAGCGGGGGTCACACCGGATTTCCGGTCTGCAGTGGCCGAGACGTACACGGGTTCGTCAGTGCGAGCGATCTGTTGCTTGCCGAGGACGATCTCCCGGTCGCAGACGTGATGTCGACGGATCTGATGGTCGCCCACCCGGACATGGATCTCGACGACGTGGCCCGGGTCATCCTCCGGTCGGGGATCCAGCGGTTGCCCGTCCTCGACGACGACGGCCAACTTATCGGGATCATCTCGAACGCCGACGTCATCCGGAGTCAGATCGAACGGGCGACGCCCGACAAGGTCGAGCAGCTCCTGGACACCATCGAGGACGTCCACGACGTCGAAGCGCGCCAGGAGCGCCGCGTCGTCGATCTCGGCGACCTCACGCCGACCCAGACGAAGGTCTACGGCGACGAGCTCGAAGGCCGGATGTACGAACTCGAACGCGGCCTGGCCGAACCCCTGGTCGTGATCGACAACGCCGGGGACCTCCTGCTGGCGGACGGCCACCACCGGACCACGGCGGCCGCCGAACTCGGCATCGAAGAGATGGACGCCTACGTCATCGTCGTCGAGGAACCCGTCGACTTGGAGATGGCCAAGACCGCGACCGAGGAAGATCTGCAGTCGATCGACGACATCACGATCGTCGACTATGCGCGCCACCCGCTCGTCGAATCGACGCAACGCGAGACGGGCAGCGAGTGA
- a CDS encoding type II toxin-antitoxin system HicB family antitoxin, which produces MSTGREISLIENDSGRWSAIDEETGVASQGESRQEALENLDEAVALHKGEIGDPVADDDLREWGIDPETVPDEPREPDAPWFEE; this is translated from the coding sequence ATGAGCACAGGTCGGGAGATTAGCCTGATCGAGAACGATTCCGGCCGGTGGTCGGCGATCGATGAGGAGACCGGCGTCGCCAGCCAGGGCGAAAGCCGCCAGGAAGCACTCGAAAATCTCGACGAGGCTGTCGCGCTGCACAAGGGTGAGATCGGGGACCCCGTCGCCGATGACGATCTCCGGGAGTGGGGGATCGATCCGGAGACGGTCCCCGACGAACCCCGCGAACCCGATGCCCCCTGGTTTGAGGAATGA